One Desulfovibrio fairfieldensis genomic window carries:
- a CDS encoding autotransporter domain-containing protein — protein MLTKGAIGNLVNKYRAVLKKCGLLNIFGSLALAGALTVGAAGMAVAADISISGDATYSDGTSVWTEGDISITNGNVSVSGKGSFHHPSYPNETWRAGSMIWAENSLNMSGGTVTLDNYGGMGVSGDVGESSKDHQLNITGGEVKLNSSDSNQVAYLRASATADYSSVLNLGGGTGTATVSVANGKHGFIAAETLNMNKGGSITVTKGGYLTLAGSLLFKENTNAVINPASPTGLTISAGKNGLLPNLNLNDATIVVNDDANVKAGNLNFSNSASTISGLHGSDADSTFTFGADSTAGPTVVLENGGAIGNNGQIVIASGNFTVAGVGTYASKGVKTEEWRKASMISSETGITVNGGSITLGDHGLLSVSDHASTPAVLSLNGGTIYMDGSAADKAAVIRLTEADQNTVAAKFTLSDGSLNVGDGKYGVIAVADNNFDVQGGTLNVARNGTLELIAKLDRTAGAALVSTAAGKGLTVTGTSLEVSDGAVNVKDGLTLNKDGKVNVSGGTLVVDGATTWTPVSGGDTSGKLTIGSGSVTLMESSILGAYDAGTQKYAVADQLTKNNALDTDKLGLTGGVLYLTRTESYTTAQLGAASTALNGSTVAFLGAKLETENATDVHINGTQTGGVGGAVTIASGNKTTIETGGASVIDVPLPDNSVAVTDNSKNLLTTNDITLNSSNTAGGLTVGNTNTDTAVKLTFDGSSTNTLVGVNGSLVQNEQGQAIITDAEVKSGSTLNLGMSNNVNAQQVNLNNLTVAGTVVFDGNNDSTYSVAGKLNLSGQVNALNSVTTINELDGTGTLYVDPAYVSIATLTGGTLGSALLVGDGSVVNIGGMSGADLRTALAEAGMSVGPNLTLGDGQSALALASPVTLSGAGKIVVDANVDNSGSINANPVTQAAYFGADSALVVDASKLNGKAAITGTGTSTALIAPDARLQVVNATKGEVTLLADFAANGITSDGATGTDYGWVKNSVANPDRMLTSTAAVDAAAGSVTLTNTVNKASDVLPGLDGELNPAMADVWDNAQNDVNAEARGVRFLSRAARADYIADARQAAVTIESAARMALVGAVPQMTMAASNAAGNAVTQRTGLAQPGGNAIQSMGTDGSMQTGASAGDAAKTGFAMWIMPLYQSSNGFGMKAGNFDMDFSGGLGGVAIGADYTFDNAIRAGITFNIGGGYAQGSGDLNETTNNMNFWGIGAYAGWAQNNFGVTADVNYTSTYNKLEQDLPASMQMGKLKSDVTAYAISAGLRGEYKFETSVMDITPHVGVRYMSLNTDEYDVKSGGTLLKGDAINQNIWTFPVGVAFSKQIETGNGWHFKPSLDLAVIPAAGDIDARSDVRFTGTGTKAELDTQTMDYVSYMGQAGLEFGNDTTSLGVNYNIQLGAKSTAHGVFGTFRYEF, from the coding sequence GCCGTGGCGGCGGACATTTCTATCTCGGGGGACGCCACATATTCCGACGGAACCAGCGTCTGGACTGAGGGTGACATTTCTATCACGAACGGCAATGTCTCTGTCAGCGGTAAAGGCTCGTTTCATCATCCCAGTTATCCGAATGAGACCTGGCGCGCCGGTTCCATGATCTGGGCCGAGAACAGCCTGAATATGAGCGGCGGCACAGTGACTCTGGACAATTACGGGGGCATGGGCGTCAGCGGCGATGTCGGGGAGTCCTCCAAAGACCATCAACTGAACATCACCGGCGGCGAGGTCAAGCTGAACAGCTCCGATTCCAATCAGGTCGCCTATCTGCGCGCTTCCGCGACCGCAGATTATTCCTCGGTCCTCAATCTGGGCGGCGGAACGGGAACAGCCACGGTTTCCGTGGCCAACGGCAAACACGGCTTCATCGCCGCTGAAACCCTGAACATGAATAAGGGCGGCAGCATCACCGTGACCAAGGGCGGTTATCTGACCCTGGCGGGCAGCCTGCTTTTCAAGGAAAATACAAACGCGGTCATCAATCCCGCAAGCCCCACCGGGCTGACCATCTCGGCGGGTAAAAACGGACTGCTGCCCAACCTGAATCTCAATGATGCCACCATCGTGGTAAACGACGATGCGAATGTCAAAGCCGGCAATCTGAACTTCAGCAACAGCGCCAGCACCATCAGCGGCCTGCACGGCAGCGATGCCGACAGCACATTTACTTTCGGCGCGGACAGCACGGCTGGCCCCACTGTCGTGCTTGAAAACGGCGGCGCGATCGGCAACAACGGCCAAATCGTCATCGCCAGCGGCAATTTTACGGTCGCAGGCGTGGGCACGTATGCCTCCAAGGGCGTAAAAACGGAAGAATGGCGCAAAGCTTCCATGATTTCCTCGGAGACGGGCATCACCGTCAACGGCGGCAGTATTACCTTGGGCGACCACGGCCTGCTCAGCGTCAGCGACCATGCCAGCACTCCGGCGGTTCTTTCGCTCAACGGCGGCACGATCTATATGGATGGTTCCGCCGCTGACAAGGCCGCCGTGATCCGCCTCACGGAAGCTGATCAAAACACCGTAGCGGCCAAATTCACTCTTAGCGACGGTTCTCTGAATGTGGGCGACGGCAAATATGGCGTCATCGCCGTAGCCGACAATAACTTTGACGTACAGGGCGGCACGCTCAATGTGGCCCGGAACGGCACCCTGGAACTGATCGCCAAGCTGGACCGCACCGCTGGCGCCGCGCTGGTTTCCACTGCGGCGGGCAAAGGCCTGACCGTGACCGGAACGTCCCTGGAAGTCTCAGACGGCGCGGTCAACGTCAAGGACGGCCTGACCCTGAATAAAGACGGCAAGGTCAATGTCAGCGGCGGCACGCTGGTCGTGGACGGGGCCACCACCTGGACGCCGGTTTCCGGTGGCGATACGTCCGGCAAGCTCACCATCGGCAGCGGCAGCGTGACCCTGATGGAGAGCAGTATTCTGGGCGCGTATGACGCAGGCACCCAAAAATATGCCGTGGCGGATCAGCTTACAAAGAACAATGCTCTGGATACAGACAAGTTGGGACTGACTGGCGGTGTTCTCTATTTGACTCGTACGGAATCGTACACCACCGCCCAGCTCGGGGCGGCAAGCACAGCTTTGAACGGGAGCACTGTCGCCTTTTTGGGGGCCAAGCTGGAAACGGAAAATGCCACGGACGTACATATCAACGGCACACAGACCGGGGGCGTTGGGGGTGCGGTAACTATTGCCAGCGGCAATAAGACGACCATTGAAACAGGTGGGGCTTCTGTTATCGACGTGCCGCTTCCCGACAACAGCGTCGCCGTGACGGATAACTCCAAAAATCTGCTGACTACCAACGACATCACGCTCAATTCCAGCAACACCGCAGGCGGATTGACCGTGGGCAATACGAACACCGATACGGCGGTCAAACTCACCTTTGACGGCAGCTCCACAAATACGCTGGTGGGTGTTAATGGCAGTTTGGTCCAGAATGAGCAGGGGCAGGCCATCATCACCGACGCCGAGGTCAAATCCGGTTCCACGCTGAATCTCGGCATGAGCAACAATGTGAACGCCCAACAGGTCAACCTCAACAACCTCACCGTGGCTGGTACGGTGGTGTTTGACGGCAATAATGATTCCACATACAGCGTGGCAGGCAAACTGAACCTCAGCGGCCAGGTAAATGCACTCAATTCAGTGACCACCATCAACGAACTGGACGGCACCGGCACCCTCTATGTGGACCCGGCCTATGTCAGCATTGCCACTCTTACCGGCGGTACGCTGGGCAGCGCCCTGCTGGTGGGCGACGGCTCTGTGGTGAACATCGGCGGCATGAGCGGCGCTGATCTCCGCACGGCTCTGGCCGAAGCGGGCATGAGCGTCGGCCCCAACCTGACCCTGGGCGACGGCCAGTCCGCGTTGGCCCTGGCCTCGCCGGTGACGCTGAGCGGCGCGGGCAAGATCGTGGTGGACGCCAATGTGGACAACAGCGGTAGCATCAATGCTAATCCTGTTACTCAAGCTGCTTACTTCGGCGCTGATTCCGCCCTTGTGGTGGACGCTTCCAAACTGAACGGTAAGGCCGCTATCACCGGAACAGGGACAAGCACGGCTCTCATTGCCCCCGACGCCCGATTGCAGGTCGTCAACGCCACCAAGGGCGAAGTCACCCTGCTGGCCGACTTCGCCGCTAACGGCATCACCAGCGATGGCGCCACAGGCACCGACTACGGCTGGGTCAAGAACAGCGTGGCCAATCCGGACCGCATGCTGACTTCCACGGCTGCGGTGGACGCCGCCGCTGGCAGCGTCACCCTGACCAACACGGTCAACAAGGCCAGCGATGTGCTGCCCGGTCTGGACGGCGAGCTGAATCCGGCCATGGCCGATGTCTGGGACAACGCCCAAAATGACGTGAACGCCGAGGCCAGGGGCGTGCGCTTCCTCAGCCGCGCCGCGCGCGCCGACTACATTGCCGACGCCAGGCAGGCCGCCGTGACCATTGAAAGCGCGGCGCGCATGGCGCTCGTCGGCGCGGTGCCGCAGATGACCATGGCGGCCAGCAACGCGGCGGGCAATGCCGTAACCCAGCGTACCGGCCTGGCCCAGCCCGGCGGCAACGCCATCCAGAGCATGGGCACGGACGGCTCCATGCAAACCGGCGCTTCCGCGGGCGACGCCGCCAAGACCGGCTTCGCCATGTGGATCATGCCTCTCTACCAGAGCTCCAACGGCTTCGGCATGAAGGCCGGAAACTTCGACATGGACTTCAGCGGCGGCCTGGGCGGCGTGGCCATCGGCGCGGACTACACCTTCGACAACGCCATCCGCGCGGGCATCACCTTCAACATCGGCGGCGGCTACGCGCAGGGCTCGGGCGATCTCAACGAAACCACCAACAACATGAACTTCTGGGGCATCGGCGCGTATGCCGGATGGGCTCAGAACAACTTCGGCGTGACCGCCGACGTGAACTACACCTCCACCTACAACAAGCTGGAGCAGGACCTGCCCGCAAGCATGCAGATGGGCAAGCTCAAGAGCGACGTGACGGCCTATGCGATCAGCGCGGGCCTGCGCGGCGAATACAAGTTCGAAACCAGCGTCATGGACATCACCCCGCACGTGGGCGTGCGCTACATGAGCCTGAACACCGACGAATACGACGTGAAGTCCGGCGGCACACTGCTCAAGGGCGACGCCATCAACCAGAACATCTGGACCTTCCCGGTGGGCGTGGCCTTCAGCAAGCAGATCGAGACGGGCAACGGCTGGCACTTCAAGCCCAGCCTGGACCTGGCCGTGATCCCGGCCGCCGGGGACATTGACGCCCGCAGCGACGTGCGCTTCACCGGCACGGGCACCAAGGCGGAACTGGACACCCAGACCATGGATTACGTCTCCTACATGGGCCAGGCCGGTCTGGAATTCGGCAACGATACCACGTCCCTGGGCGTGAACTACAACATCCAGCTCGGCGCGAAGAGCACGGCGCACGGCGTGTTCGGGACGTTCCGCTACGAGTTCTAG